Genomic segment of Drosophila ananassae strain 14024-0371.13 chromosome 2L, ASM1763931v2, whole genome shotgun sequence:
AATCATAATTTTTAGAAAGTAAAAAGGACCATATGGTTATATACCCGAGTTGGTTCACACGGAATGACAACTGAACTTtccaatttataaaatttggcaaatgtTGTACGCACTTTGACGTAACTCATAAATGTTGCCACCATgacatttcatttttgaattaaTTCAAGTATTATTGCTCAGCTATCAAAGCAATTGGTTTGGCGATTTCTTCGACAATCATAAGCCTAATTTGATTTCATTGTTTTGGATAATAAATTGACCCTGATCCATATATGTCGAGGTTACATATTATCGTGTTAGAGCCTACGGCACAATtcgtattttttaaaaaagtattttcGATAATGTCCAACTTCCTGGCAACCTTAATGATGGTTGCCTTTTTTTGGCACACCTAATGATCGCCTTAATCAAGTCTTCTATATGCCAATTAAGCCTATGACAGCAAGTAATGTTAGTTAAGCCATAAATGTATGAAAAGGGGCTTCAGTGTTAGCCAGCCATTCATGTATTATGCATATATTTCTTGAGGAATTGGCCGAATGCCTAATCTATCGAAATAAAACCacaaaaattttaacaaaCACCTTTATTATTATGCTGTAGACTAAAATTAAAAGACCcccaaaaatattcatttgATGTGTACGATTTTTTATGGTTCTTAATTAATTATTCTATTATTTTGTGAATGTAAACAGCTTAATTAAAATGAGttgaaatttttaagttagattgAGTTTATTAAACTCTAATACATTCAAAACAATCAACAAAATTTAGAAAACAGGCTCACTGGCTAAGTAATTACTTGACTGCTATTACAGAGATTATTGTtagataaatttttaaatattctttgCGATGAAATTGCGAGTAACTTGACATTTTAGTATAAAAGGATTGTCTTTTTCCAACAAAATCATCAGTTGCATTCTACTCATCCCTTGCGCATATTCCACAATTTGTAACATGGCCTTAAGTTTCATTTTTGTATTAAGTGCTCTAGTGGTCCTGGCTCAAGGATCTTATGCACCTTCAGGACAACGGCCCTCTGTCGGAGGACCCCTTCCCACCGGCGGTGTTTTGCCTGGAGCACCGGTAGTCGGTCCAGTGGTTTCCCAGCCACAGCTGCCAGCTACCAGTCCTGTCTTACCGATCGCCCCAGTTGTAGGACCAGGACGAGTTAATGGCTACGGAATTGGGGGACCTCGATCATATGGTGGTTCTCCTCGCATACCTATTGGAGGTCCCATCAATCGTCCCATTGGTGGAGCAATCACTGGTCCTGTTGGCGCACCAATTACAGTTCCTGTTGGAGGACCCATTAATTCCATTCCCGTTAGCACACCTATTGTTCGTCCGGTTGGAGGACCAATTACTACTCCTCTTGGTGGACCCATTGTTCGTCCTATAAGCGCTCCAATCACAGCTCCTGGTGGCGGCCTAATACCTGTTCCCGTTGGTGGACCCAATGTTCGTCCGGTTGGCGGAAACGTTGGGCGTCCATTTGGTTGCATCCGCAAGCCGTATTAAAATTAACAAGGAACCATCACCaaggaaataaaaaacgattcaaaaaaattatttaatcagcaaataataaaagtgttatAAAAGAGCTctatattctttattttatgcTAATTACATAATTCACAATAATCCAAGCAAGATTAATTCATGTTTAACACATTATTCAATATTAGAGGATTAAAAGTGAACAGAGGAAACAGCTGAAACTTAAATCGTTAAAGCAGGTTAATATAAAACATTCTGGTTTCGGGTAAAACCCAATCGGATTAAAATCTGCCAAATTTATATTAAAGCTTGAAGAGCTTAGAAAATTATTTTCGCATCATCGcgataatatttaattttaaaaaattaattgaaaagcctaaattaaaataagtttatgataaattaaaaaatcttttttttatcaccataaattaaattaaattaagttCAATAAATGTTTTTGTAAGAAATTGGTTTTCCTAAGAAATATTTcctaagaaataataaataagttaCTTAATATCGAACTgatattattgttattattgtttttgtattttattattgacaatatctaaatacaatttaattataaatttatttattgcatGTTTATTTTGCCAATTTCTAAGTATTTATAAATCTTTAGTGATCTTTTTTATTGCGGTTACGATTGTGGTAAATCGATCCGTATGGACGTCCGGAATTTGCTCCGGGGGGAGATTGTCGGTTGGAGCCAGATCCCCCAGATTGTCCATTGTAACCACCTTTTTGCCCATGTCGTAATACTGCTGAGCGTCCTGGTCGGACTGTAGGGAATTTTATGGGGCCTCCTGACGATGACCCCTCGGCATGAAGAGTTCCAGCATAAGTTTCTTGTTCCTTCGGAGAAAAATGTGACCCTTGAACCAGGACGAACAGGACACTCAAGAGGGTCAACACAACAGTACAGAAGTATTTCATGTTATTTTAATGAGGGAATAGGTTATAAGTGACATCTTTCCATTGTTTCCGTTTTATACCTTTCACACAACCCAGTAGCTGAattatttttacttaaaaaaaataagtgcttttttattgaaatactTAAAATTAGGGAATTTCCATGAAGTAAAATTTTTCTCCAGGCAGGCTTACCCACAGAAAGTTTACTGAACTCTAacatgaataaaaatattttgtttagttAATGAAAtggtatttttaaattttatattattggattttattttttttttcaattcagCATTTTGATGATATTGTTTTTAGATGGCAATCTGTTGTTAATAAGTTTTCGTATTCAAGTTATCGATCAGCGTTCCTAGGTCTTATGAAAGCAgaaatatatttcaattttaatgtGGTGTCTTGATTTTGTGGCGGTACTGATGGGGATTAGCGTTACCAGATGCTGAAACTCCAAGAGTCTGGCGAATGGGAGCCACGCCTCCAGTAACAGGATGACCATGGACAGATGCTGCGACTCCAATCGATGCAGGTTGGTTATATGATACAGTGGACTGACGGCGAGTGGCAGCCAACGGACGAGGATTAGCTGGTAAGGCGGATAAAATTGCCGTTGGGCGACTGTAAACAATAGGAGCCTGTCGCCGCGGTGCAGAGAGTCCTCCGGTCAAAGAATGCGGGCTAGCCAGAGCGACAGGGATTGCCGGAGATCGATTATAAGATACAGTTGCTTGTCGCCGAGGAGCAGCCAATCCTGATCTAACAGCTCGCGGTCCCACGGGAGAAGATAATCCTCCATGACTGTTAGCCACCGATCCGTGCGGTTGAACTATTAAGCGTCCTTGTGGAAGGGCGCTAACAGGAGCACCATGAGAAACTCCAGCTTGAGGCACATAAGATCCTCGAACCAGGAGAACCAGACCACTAAACAGGAGAACAAAACGTGCAATCATATTCCTTTGATATTTTTGGACGAATGCTACAGAAAGAATGATGATTTAGCAaagcaattttttattttatagccTATAGCTTGCAACCTCGGTCCATTTCAATACATTGAAGTACtttataaaacaagaaaggaaagctaactgcgggcggagccgaagtttatatacccttgcagttgagtcgcagttcGCTAGGTGGCTCCACGCATCTTATactattagatatatagcagatcgtatatagtcggcagatctcccatgcttctaacttgaaaaacaaccaagttatggcatttccgatcaatcagttaccatatggtagctataggatatagactgccgatcccgaccgttccgacttatatactgcctgcaaaggaaagaaggatgtgcgcaaagttttaactcgataactttagaactgagagactagtttgcgtagaaacagacagacggacagacggtcaaacggaaagacggacatgcttatatcgactcaggaggtgatcctgatcaagaatatatatataatactttatagggtcggagatgtctccttcgctgcgttgcacacttttgatcaaaattataataccctctgcaagggtataataattttaatacaCAAAACGTGTATTTCGACTTTAGTTACTTATATGTAGTTTAAAGTTATTGCTCTTTGAACTTTTATCCACatatgtaaaatatttgatGTTACAAAGCACATATAATTATACCCCTTATCAAGTtagggagtttcaatggattcctctttgggcaaaataagtcgatatgccaaatttcataaggatcggccgactatatacgatccgctatatatctaataacacaggccaacagcaaaaaatctccacgcataatttcacctgctccctgaaccaaagtccagaacaaacatacataggttctatcacccacagtttccgcggtagaccttagaaaataaatttatcaaattttaccatatatttaattatgaaGGCCGTGTGAtagcgatgaccatcattgtttctggtacatatcatttttgaaatgtatgtgtaccaactaaaattaaaaaatggtatctagcagctaccatatctttggaatactcatccaaagttgaaatctcagattttctacatttatttttggtcttctatgatttttcccaaaaacatttttctatggaagatttttattttcttattgaaatcagtagatcataccatgttttagtttttaatttaaggaaaaactcgaaataattttattgaatttattataggtggttaaacaatattttcttcaattaaattggagtttttaatctcagattttcaaaaagtcatggctatctaaaactgtttctttgttcaaaacgtatccagtgcaggttcagcttgtttagtaaagctttacagaagttgtgtCAAACGTACGAAGTTTATGTTTTGTTACTTTATAAGTTGGCATTACATTACCATTTTATGATCCATTTAATACAATAGTATATATAGAAATAAGAGTATTTGAATATGCTTGAAAATAGCTTTATTTAGAGGAAAGTATGGGTATAGTTTATGTAGTGCATCGGATTACAAAAAAATAGGTTCATTATAGGATTAATGAGGTTTCTGGAAACGATTGCGATTTCCATGAACGTTGCCGTGTCCTGCTCCAATTGGACGAACTAAGTTTCCACCACTTGGACGATTGTAGGATGTGCCAGTGGGCCGATTTAGGGAGCTGCTTACAGAACGATTAAGGGATCCGGCTGCAAGTCGATTAAGGGATCCACCAGTAGCTCCATTAGTCCGAGAGCCACTGATAGGGGACACAGCCAACCGACCAGCCGAACCATGTGAAGACTCTGAGCGCTGAGGTTGAGCAACAGCTGAACGTCCTTGGGAAACTCCGGCCAAAGAAGCTGCAGCCAATACACCTCCTTCCAGAGATTCATGCTCAATTATATCCAGATGCGATCCTTGTACCAGGACCACCAGAACACTGAGTAGAAACATGTAACGGAATGCCATTTTGATTAGTTTATTTGAAGGTTGCTGAAACGACAACTGACCCTGTCATCCAAGAAGATATTTCTTTTATACCTTATGTTTTTGCTTgataaatgaatataattaaaaacctcCGTGTCGCGTGTGGAAAATAATTATGTCTTTAACCTTTGAACCTTAACCCTTTTTCAACTCGAAGAAATATGCTAATATATATGTTtgaattattgttttttgattttattttttttttaattgtaattCTGTATTgcaaatgatttaaaatttggGTATACATTTcacaaaataaagaaataaaattatacacCAAAAACGATGTAAGAAAACCAATTTATAATAATcaattttattgttattgccttaaaatttttcacaaaCCTTTCATATTATCACACCTTTTTCACAACGACCGGGATCGGTTAACTAAACTATTGTCAATATCATAACGTTCCAAATAAAAgctaaaaactatttttatacccttgtcaatattaatataaaagtaatttaaTCTAATACTGAAACTATCTAAGGGATTGTCCAAATATATACGATATTTGAAATACATATCCGATCTGACATTtatcataaaaaatttaactttaCCCTTTAGCAAGGGTATGCGAACTATTCTATTCTTGGTTTTATGTATATTAATATTGAAACGGCATCTACATTGCTCATTAGTAAAGATTTCCATATATCagaaaacttaaaaatcaattcaaataTTGGGTGCTGCATTTTTTTCAAACCCAatcaatttaataaaaattaattcaataaaAGTTCCCAATTTTACTTTTTCAGGCCCAATAATTTAAACATGTATGCCTTTTATATTTCAATggttaaatatattttagatttcaaaatcattaaaataaaaccattttaaatattttgtataactGTTGTTATTATATTCAATTGTTACTATTTGGAAATATAATGAATATTAAGACTAATTTGTTTAGAATGTCAAATGTGTCGAATTCATTTTGTCATCAATTCATAAATCCAGATTTCTTAATGAGATCCATGCCGATGTCCATATCCTCCTCCAATTGATCGGCCGGCATTTCCAACAGGAGAACGATTATTGGATCCGATCCCAGGACGATTGAGGACGGTTCCACCAATTGGTAGACGAGAACCAGCCCCATGAGAACGGGGTCCACCAACGGGGGAGCCAGCTAATCTTCCTGAACCACCATAACCAGAAACAGAGCGCTGTGGTTGGCCAATTACCGGTCGTCCTTGCGGTATACCGACACCTGGAGCTCCAGCTCCAATTCCACCAGAATGAATTCCTTCAGGAGATTCCTGATCCACCAAATCCAAATAAGATCCTTGGGCTACCACTAGCAGAGCACTTaatacaaaaacgtagtgaaAAGCCATGTTGTTGTGTTCAGATTGATGAAAATACAACTAATGGTGTATGTGCCCCAAAAGGAATGCTTTTATACTTTCAATTATTGttaaatatgaatatttttaaaagcattaaaaataaagctGAACGGAAATCCCGTTTCAACttattaaatcatttaaattataatttgcgTAATTCATTAGAGGTTTGCGGCAAGCCCATTGCCTCTGAACTTCTGACCGTTTTAAGTTTATGTTATGTTTTTTGACCTCAAGCCACGTGCACAAGTTTTTTGACGAAGTGCAAAGGCActaaattttttatgaaaataatttaaataattttctaaGAAGATGATATGCCGAACAATATGGGCCCCAGCCAATGCTTGGTATCTTTTAAATAGCTTTTTAATAAgtcaatcgatttgtggattgattctctatcaatatgtaataaaatttacgatttttttttattttttttttaaattttatgatgtatccccttccaaaataatgaaaataattcaaacaaaaaaaagcccCAACCAGGGCCATACCTTTGTcaaaaatcatccgattccTGAACAGAAAACATTTATCGatggattctccatcaatctgcatcaaaatccaggaaaAAAATTGTTGGGTTCTTATTAACTTTTgtgggggatacccttcaaaatatggaaaattCTTGTGAAGGACAATAAAGCTCCCTGCAAGATCTTATTTCTGccaatatttatccgattcctaagtggaataccttaaacaatTTGCCGATTGATTATCCATccatctgcatcaaaatccaggaacaaaaattttttagattttttatcaatttttgtgggggatacctttcaaaaaatgaaaaaacctTGTAGAGGACAAAATAGCTCCCAGcaaaggccatatctttgccaatacttatccgattcttaagcggaacaccttaaacgatttgtcgattgattctccatcaatctgcatcaaaatccaggatcaaacattttttagattttttctgaatttttgtgggggatacccttcaaaatgcggaaaaTGCTTCTGAAGGACAATACAGCACAaggcgaaggccatatctttgcaaATACTTATCCGAAtcttaagcggagtaccttaatcgatttgtagatcgattctccaccaatctgcgtcaaaatctagaaaaaaaatatttgtcgattttttctcaacttttgtggaggatacccttcaaaatatagaaaatgCTTGCAAAGGACAATATAGCTCCCAGAAAAGGCCATAGCTTTGCCaatacttatccgattcttaagcggaacaCCTTAAACGAAtagtagatcgattctccataaatctgcgtcaaaatccaggaacaaaatattttttagattttttatcgTCTTTTGTGGGGGAACCTTTCAACCCAAAATGTGGAAAACGTTTGTGAAGGACAATATAGCTCCCAGCAAAGGCCATATATTGGCCAATACTTTTCCGATTCtgaagcggaataccttaattgatttgtgattgCCATGTTTGTCtccttcaaaaaatatattaaatatcaaaaatttgAGACTGAATTTTTCGCCATTTCGAATTTTtcgttattatttatttagtatgattattttttttaatttatgggTATTACGATTTATCAAAATGTTTTTTACAATGTTTTGTAGCCCCCGGCTAGGTGGTGGCACTCGTGTTGACTTATATGGTGCAGCACTGCAATAAAACAATTTTAGCAAACGTGTGCAACGAAATCAGGTCTATACTTACCAGCATGAAGCTCATTGCGACGAAGGCAATTGATCACTGCTAGTTCACAAAAGTTTTCCAGCCTGAAGCACGAGTGTCCATCGGTGGCATAGGTTGGACTGTGAGTCCTGGGGCAATGGATTGCATGACAGTTGCGGGGATGATGTTGGTGGTGATGCTGATAGTGATGCAAGGGGGAAACGTGATGTATAGAATGGTGGGGTACTTCCAGATGATGATGGGGCAGATGAGCACCGTCCAGATGATGATGTTGCAAATGAGGTGTCTCTAAATGATGATGTTGGAAATGTGGTGACTCCAGATGATGGTGTGGCAGATGGTGTGGCTCGGCCTGGTGATGATGGGATCCATGATCATGGTTATTCTGTTCGAAATGATGATGCGATCCGTCGTGATGAGAAGCTATATCTCCGTGATGATGGGATTGATGCTCCAAAGCATCCTCGACCGGAAGATATCCCTCTTGATGAACACTTTCTTCTGCATCAAAAATGTCCGACTGTTGCCCATCATTCAAAAAAGATCCTTTTACTGTGACCACGAGAACACTAATCACAATGAGCAGACGTGCCATACTTTAGTTTGCAGTAATAACAAACGCTTAAAATACAACTGATGTGATTGCTTGGTAAATTTTACGGTTTTATAGCAAATTTCTAAGGTTCCAAATCTGAATAAAAAACCAACTTCAAttagaaataaattaaaagataaGCACACAAATGGCTTTACTGCTAAGCatctaattaaaaaatataaatattctaacTCGAGTCATTAATAATAAGCCATATGGTATATCCAAGCTTGAAACATTCAACCTGAGATTAGCTCTAATCCAGTTATTCTCACTACCTCGCATTTGTGCTTTGAACTCTTCAAAATTTTATTCGAGTTTAGCGAACTCCTGCACTTTTTAAATAACATTCTTTTAAgttgattttattttcaaaatacataaattattttaGGAGCTTGataagaaagaaaataatatttgacATGGATCTTTATATAACTGGACTTCAGCTTTAATAAAACGAAAGAATATCCTAAAgaatgtttattatttttttgtcctATTACTGAACAAATGTTTACCTTTAGCACCAACAagtaaaacaataaacaatttattcAAGTGTTTCTGCAATAAAAAACTATAACAAATACCCAAAAACTGGTTCAAACTACGCACAAACATCCACTCTAATCCAGTTAATTATTACACCCTTTTAATGTAAGTATAAAATTTAAGCACTTAACTTTATAAAAGAGCTttcaaaaatatgaaataagtATAATCTTTGTTTTCCAATTTCTTAAGTAAATACTGGTCGCTATTATTTGGGTCTTAAAAATGATACAATTAATCTATGGTTTATACAACAATAATTTTTGTACTCTGGATTTCTATGGTATGAAAAGTCAAAgcaaaaaatattagtaagaaaaattttcatattaactgtatttatttattgaatctCAAACGCACGTCAATTTTACATGCATTATTTAagttatatatttgttttagaTATCCACAAAAgctgaaaaataacaaaaatatagtGTAAAATAAATGCGATTCTATGATTAGTTTACTTACTTTCTCCTGTTATACAGGAATGGGCGAGCTTTTCGCATTCGTtgctaaatttttttaaaaccccATTATAAATTCCTCCTGTCGGTTGATAAACAGCTCCACAACTGGTTGCGCAATATTTTTGGCATTCAAATTTCGATGTTATTGTCAATTCTACAGAAAATGATGCACATATTAGAAAAATTAGATAAATAACTTAACTATTATTTCCAACCTGGATTCTGACACTTGGCCTTGTCGAAATAACACTTGTTTCGGTATGCATTGCAGAAAGGACTGCGGGCCCACACAACTTCCTCTGTATCTGGGCAACGTTCTGGACATCTTGCGCTAACTTGGCCTAAGACCAAGCTGACCAGCAACACATTTAGTAACATATGCATACTAACGGTAGTTCCTATCTATCGGAAGCTCACAAATGGAATGATCAGTTCAATGATTTTTATCTTTATATATACAAGGTTGGAGAATTCGTAAAATCATATTAATTTACATCAGTGACGTGTTAAATCTTTgggggatttttttttataaattaattatattcaGTTTGCCCACTAGAGAGTTGCCTTCCTAAAATACACGAAATGCTCTACGGCAGAGCatctacaaaaataaaacaaatcaCACTCACACATATTATTTGTCGAAaccttgtttatttttcaatgaGAATTAAGaggaaataaatatatttcagtTTTCCATTTAAGTGCCCATATTAATATGGAGAATGTATGCGTCTCTGATTACAAAAAtgctgaaaaaaatattaatattatcaatgGTATCAACTGATTATTAGATAGTCTTACTTTCGCCAGTTTTGCAAGTGTGAACACTTTTCAAACATTCATTGCCAAAGTTCCTAATTTGCCCATTGTAAATTCCACTTGTAGGTTGATAA
This window contains:
- the LOC6501384 gene encoding tetra-peptide repeat homeobox protein 1, with the translated sequence MALSFIFVLSALVVLAQGSYAPSGQRPSVGGPLPTGGVLPGAPVVGPVVSQPQLPATSPVLPIAPVVGPGRVNGYGIGGPRSYGGSPRIPIGGPINRPIGGAITGPVGAPITVPVGGPINSIPVSTPIVRPVGGPITTPLGGPIVRPISAPITAPGGGLIPVPVGGPNVRPVGGNVGRPFGCIRKPY
- the LOC6499203 gene encoding uncharacterized protein LOC6499203 → MAFRYMFLLSVLVVLVQGSHLDIIEHESLEGGVLAAASLAGVSQGRSAVAQPQRSESSHGSAGRLAVSPISGSRTNGATGGSLNRLAAGSLNRSVSSSLNRPTGTSYNRPSGGNLVRPIGAGHGNVHGNRNRFQKPH
- the LOC26514975 gene encoding uncharacterized protein LOC26514975, whose translation is MAFHYVFVLSALLVVAQGSYLDLVDQESPEGIHSGGIGAGAPGVGIPQGRPVIGQPQRSVSGYGGSGRLAGSPVGGPRSHGAGSRLPIGGTVLNRPGIGSNNRSPVGNAGRSIGGGYGHRHGSH
- the LOC6499201 gene encoding histidine-rich glycoprotein, with protein sequence MARLLIVISVLVVTVKGSFLNDGQQSDIFDAEESVHQEGYLPVEDALEHQSHHHGDIASHHDGSHHHFEQNNHDHGSHHHQAEPHHLPHHHLESPHFQHHHLETPHLQHHHLDGAHLPHHHLEVPHHSIHHVSPLHHYQHHHQHHPRNCHAIHCPRTHSPTYATDGHSCFRLENFCELAVINCLRRNELHAVLHHISQHECHHLAGGYKTL
- the LOC26513744 gene encoding uncharacterized protein LOC26513744, yielding MHMLLNVLLVSLVLGQVSARCPERCPDTEEVVWARSPFCNAYRNKCYFDKAKCQNPELTITSKFECQKYCATSCGAVYQPTGGIYNGVLKKFSNECEKLAHSCITGETFVDI